A window of Nymphalis io chromosome 18, ilAglIoxx1.1, whole genome shotgun sequence genomic DNA:
gtttttaaattttatatttttaaatttttggtgTGAGATTGTTCATTATATAGACAAGcaatacacaatatataatgtgtgtatttatttacgataatgcttataaatatacatatataaattaacttatttaatattacatgatCATTGTCTCATCTAAAATGCATAATTGATTACAATAAGTGTACATTAACAGTATTCTctggtacattttttttaaatgtataggctagcgcttgactgttatcacacctgatggaaagtgagatacagtctaaggtggagcgcgcttgccagGAAGAtacctattcactctagacttgaaggtatcCATATTGTAGgaggtggggaaaacggaggtcgggagggtattccagaccttggcggtgcgtatcagaaacgaggaagcaaatcgtttcgtacgtgtcttaaatacgtcaactacgtacgggtgcagatcttttcgatgccaGGCAGTtttacacattattattatcttagtatacatacatagtagttttagtagttattttacataagatatatccataagtaatgttattttaagttagGAGTAGTGTAGTgttattaggtattatattatattagctacaactttatttattcagattaattttatataatattaaattgaattttaaaaagaatcCTTTAAAATGTGGCTTTTAaggcattttttaaaattatgaagcgattttatatcttttatatccTTCGGCAAATTATTGTAGGTGCGTGCTCcttcaaacaaaatacttttcttGCCGTAGTTTGTCCTTGATGGGcctaaatatatgttattagcaTTTCTAATAATTcgcttatgaatattatttttttcgtgaaaGTAATTTGAGTGTGTATATCTTTTGTAAGGATTTTTCTTATATGAATGCAGGTgctatatttatagatttgagTTAGGTTCATTAGTTTTGTatccttataaatttttatagtaggtgttaagtaattgtatttaaatagcgTCTTTATGAGTTTATTTCTGTAATATGTATTATCGTATAATACAATTTcgaacaaaacagaaataaaacaaaacaaattggTGAAAGGCTAATTTATTCAGTCTTatgaattaaaaagtatttacatatgtacatagCTTAGACATAACGAACTATAACAAGTGACCCTAAACTTAAACCTAAAATAAATCCATATTCCATTTTCCTTGCCAAGTCTTCCAGTAACAACatttacaaaagttaaataattgacCATGTCGCGTGAAGAATATATTACATCATTATTAGTCGAATATTGACGACTGGACTATTCGAATAGTCCATTCGgtctaaaatatatgatttttgtgATCgcatttgatataataatatggtTTCCGAATAAGAGCATCAATGTCTCCCGGTCCATAGTCCAAGCACCCGCAGGATCGCTTGACTCGCTTTACTTCATTAGATCTACAATTCAATAGCTCAGCTGTTGACTGTCGTTACTGGACTATTGTTGAAAAATACAGGGGACTACTAGGGATGTGCTCGTAGaactatctttttaaaaaactaaacaattactcttatttttaaaactggCAACAGCTTTCCCTTTTTTAGCCTGCAAAGAATGTTGCCAGTATCACCAAGATTTAAGTCGACATTTTTTCTCAAGCTCTCTCTTTCTCAAGATCGTTGCAGTAAGATTTTGATCGGTGTCGATTGGCACAGTGAACAGATAAACGATCCCAAGCGTCCCCCCTCCCGGCGCGGCTTACCGTCGCGCAGCGCGCTGGCGCGTGGCGTCCGTGAAGCGGATGGTGCAGGTGGCCACGGCCATGTTGGGCGTCAGGAAGTCGGCCAGGCTGGCGGCAGCGGCGGGCCGGTCAAAGGGGAAGCCCATGGGGCGCCGGTCGGGGTACTTGCGGTCGCGGATGCCGCAGTACGACGCCGCGTCGTTGCAGGCGCCCACCAGGTCTTGCATCACCTGCGCGCAAgtacagttattatttaatcgatGCCCTGCCGACTAGAACGTGTATTATGCTAACCACTATGTGCCCGTTATTACACCGACCCTaagattaactaaataaatagaaaGATATAGCTAGCGGTGAAGAATTAGCTAGGGTACTATACCAAGAGAACAAGAACAAGAACCCCGTGTAACTCGTCAAACAATATGATCTGCTCACCCTATCTTCGTTCCAGTTGGAGATCATGCAGAAGAGCACAATAGGGTATCCCTGCGGGGTGCCCTTAGGTATGAGCATGTGGTGCGGCCAGCCGCACCCGCAGAAGTCGAACTCTGCGGCCTGCGCGGAACCCGGGTCACCGGGCCGGTTGCTCTGATTGCGGAAGGTTCTCTCGTAGGGGATGGTTACCGACGAGTCCAAACTGCGGCGGCGGATGGTGCTCGTGCCAGCTGGGACTGTAAAATGGAAGAACCGACGTTAACTCTCACCTTGCAGTGCTGATTTAACGCggtggtattattattattaagcaacTTTATGGCAAActcacaaaaaaaaagataaataacaaTAGCTTAAGTCgtgctatataaacataattgcggAATGTAATATATGCATGCAAGGGGCagtcttatcactcaagtagtgatctcttccagacaaccctgcattaagatACTTGCAGGACATAACGGGCGAgtgtattatacatacatacatttatacatttatgtacCATACAGTATATATCAATACACATAAACAGGTCACATTTATAACTCTACAGTGGACAGAATGAAATGTGAAACAAGTAAATAGGTAGGGTAGGTACAGAGATAGGTAATAGTTTTAAGTAAGAAATTTGAAGATGGAAATGGAAGAGGATTGACGGATTTCAGGTGGAAGTACATTCCGCAGTCTCACTGCCTTTGCCGTGAAAGAGTTCGCATATAATTTGGAATGACATACGGGCACATTTACCTTGTTATCACTCTGGGAGCGAAGATTAAGTTGAAGAATTGAGTCTGAACCGAGAAAAGTAAAGCGGTCCCTCAGATAGGGGGGCCTACAGGGATGAAATAGAGTAGAGGAGAGGAGAGAAAGAGTGAATCTAATTAAGAACTCACTGGACTGCGTGAACTTGTCGAGCTCGATCATGAGGCGGCGCTGCTCGGGGAAGGCCAGCGCGCGGCCGGCCTCGTCCAGCGCCGGCGCCGCGAACAGTCGCACTGTGCCCATGGCGCCCGAGCCGCTCGTGTTGTTCACCGAGATCCTGCGCAGCACGAGTCGCGTGACGTCAGCCCGCCCCGAACTGTGTCGGTAGGTCACAGGTCGGCGGCCGGCGCCGGTACTCACACGTAGGTGAAGTCGTCGTGCTGCAGGTGCGTGAAGCGGGCGAGCACGCTGCCGCGCGGCGTGAAGTCCAGTCCGCGGCCGAGCTCCACCGTGCTCTGCTCCCACTGCGTGCGCAGCTCGTTGTCTGCGCCCGCGCCCTGCACGCCGACGCCCGACACGCGGATGCCGGGGAAGTCGAGCTGCGGGGATCGCGTTATCGTACCGTACTCGCGTCATGTGTCGTCTTTAATTCTATTTAGTGTGTAGGGGTTCGActgaaattattgtataatcgCATCTAACTAAGACGTTACGTTACGAAGGAAAGGAAAGCTCCGACGTGCTTCGCAAATACTAAAGTGCATAGGGGGAGATCATTTTCAGATGGATCCTACCTTTTCCTGTGGGTAGGGGGGCAACTTGCTCTTGTAGAGATGGAACAAGTCGTCGATGTAGGCGTGCCAGCGGTAGAAGATCGGGTCCCGCATGGCCGTGGCGGAGTCTCCCATCACTCCGAATTGTTCCTAAAATATTAATCTCTTCAATTCACTTCCTGTATCTCATGTCTTGgcgattttctaaataattactacattttttgtttattcaattGAAGCTTTTACAGTTTATTACTactaatatagtaaaaatataattgttacaacttcatacaataacattttaggCGACAATAATATCGGCTCGTGTAATATGAAACTACACACTACCGATAGAACCAGCAAGAAGTCCACAGTCGGCAACTCACCAAGTTCCTGTGGTCGGGGTCGTGCGAGTAGGAGATGAAGACGTGCCCCATGTTGTGGAAGTCCCCGTAGTATCCGCGATTGCGACTGATGATGGACGACTCCATCAAGTTCCCGAGCACATCGATGCCGGTCTCTTCATCCAACGGCATTTGACGACCGTTCGGCTACAGGAGGGAAACTTGTAAGTTAACGAGGCTTGGAATTTTTGTTTACACAACTGTATCATGGCAgacttcatttaaatttaaggagtatttcactttaaaaataaagactaaCCAGAACGATAGCCATGTTTTCGATGGCTTCGACGAAGCGTTCCCTCCAGGTCTCCAACTCAGAAACGTCACTCCTGATCTGGTCCACAGGACGGTCCAAATCACGGATGGTGGATCCCGCGAACCTGAAACAGTTTATTGTTAAAACCATTTTGCTCAAAAAGTATTTCAAAAATCTTCAGTTATAGGTTATAGGAAAGTATCGATTGATATCCAGGTTGaagtattttaaaagatttttaaacgcaaaaatataatcaaaataattggtctttttaataataatacgtacCAGCACATTGCTGGTCGTATTACGTAATGACGCTACATTACCTCGGTGGCCAGGCTCTGCTGGCGACTTGGGAGTCCAGCTTGGGGAAGTACCCTTCCTCAATGGGCTGCCTGAAGTCGTTGTAGCGACGTGGACGGTTCAAGCCGTTGCACATTCGCTCAACGCTGTatctgtttaattatatttaaagctatTTAACAGTAGCTATATGAAACGGGATTGCTATTACTGGCTTAATTGAATTAGATTGCTTAAAGTTACAGTGAAATATGTTAAAAGTCTTAGACACTTCTAATTTTTAAGT
This region includes:
- the LOC126775507 gene encoding phenoloxidase subunit 1 encodes the protein MSDAKKNLLLFFDRPTEPCFMQKGEEKTFFRMPSNFYPDKYKSASNVLENRFSDGASRTIEVRNIALPNLSLPMELPYNDQFSLFVPKHRKMAGKLIDIFMNMRDLEDLQSICSFCQMRINPYMFNYCLSVAILHRDDTKGLDIPTFAETFPDKFMDPKVFRRAREVSTVLNAGDRLPVVIPQNYTAAESEPEQRVAYFREDIGINLHHWHWHLVYPFDAENRAVVDKDRRGELFYYMHQQIVARYSVERMCNGLNRPRRYNDFRQPIEEGYFPKLDSQVASRAWPPRFAGSTIRDLDRPVDQIRSDVSELETWRERFVEAIENMAIVLPNGRQMPLDEETGIDVLGNLMESSIISRNRGYYGDFHNMGHVFISYSHDPDHRNLEQFGVMGDSATAMRDPIFYRWHAYIDDLFHLYKSKLPPYPQEKLDFPGIRVSGVGVQGAGADNELRTQWEQSTVELGRGLDFTPRGSVLARFTHLQHDDFTYVISVNNTSGSGAMGTVRLFAAPALDEAGRALAFPEQRRLMIELDKFTQSIPAGTSTIRRRSLDSSVTIPYERTFRNQSNRPGDPGSAQAAEFDFCGCGWPHHMLIPKGTPQGYPIVLFCMISNWNEDRVMQDLVGACNDAASYCGIRDRKYPDRRPMGFPFDRPAAAASLADFLTPNMAVATCTIRFTDATRQRAARR